gcTCTATGTAGTTGGACAGACAGTGCAAGTTGGACAAGCAGGTGAGTGCTCTATCATTGGCGGGACAGGTGATCTTGCGATGGCGCGTGGTGTAGTCAAGGTGAAATTCCATGGAGCAGTAAAGGATGGAAACACATGGGAGCTTCGCTTCCATGGATTTTGTAGCATGCAGGTGAGAAGAGTATTTATTAGTTGAAGCTTTTATTTTGTTGCTTTAATTATGTGCAAGTTCATCGACGTACCGATCCTTGTTGGCCAGCCATTATCTAGGAATGAATATAAGCTATCTGATGGGGAGCATATTGCTTTTGCATGTTACAGAGCTTGCCCACTCTCACAAAGACTGGTCCATGGGGTGGACATGGTGGTTCAGTTACGGAATCAGAACAACCATGGCGCATAGAGAGTATGGCAATCATCCATGAGGGGATAATTGCTATGTTTTCATGCAGTTACGTTGACCTATCTGGCAAGAGGCGTACCACAGGTTCTTGGGGTGGTGGTAATGGTATCCGCACAAAGGTTTGTTTTTCAAGTTTTGGTTCTGGGATTACTAATTTTGCATTAATTCGATCGATAGAATCCACACGTACGTTTTGCAAGTTTTTTCAATTTTTGGTTCTGGGATTACTAGCCGGTGTTCTTTGTAGAGTTGGCAAAATTACAAGGTTAGTTGATGATCAATCATTTCCTTTCCTTCACGTTTTGCAGGTTGAGCTGGGGCCTCGGGAGATTTTAAAAGCAGTGTCTGGAACATATGTCAGCCTTAACAATGGGCAGACTGTTATTGAGTCACTTAAGTTTGTCACCAACGAAGGAATGTACGGACCATATGGCCGTACAACTGGTACACCTTTCAACGCTGACGTGCCGAAAGACCAAAGCATCGTCGGGTTCTTTGGGCGTGCCAACGATAGGCAACTCATCGCGTTTGGTGTTTACACGGTCTGAATTATGATAGAGCCTGCCGACGGTGACGCGGGCAGTTTCTGTTTTATTTCAACCAAGCGTACGTGTTTTACTTTGTTTTATTTAATAAGATAGATGAACTGTCCATCAGGACCTCCATGTTGGAGTTTTAATTCGCCCCCTGTATCTGGGTGCGTGCTTTGTCGTCACTTATTATGTCGAGTAAATCTATTATGTTTGATGAGAAATAAAGTTCCCCCGTTCAGTGACGTGTAGTCCTCGTTGATGTTTCACTGAATTTGTCTGTTTTCTTCTGCTCATGAGATGGTGATGGCGCCCGTAGACCTCATGCATGAATCATGTGTATGCCCTGGACTACAACTCATGCCTGACTGGTTTAGCCCAAAGAGACGAGAGAACAAGTCCTTGGGCTTGGTAGGTTCGCAGTCGACTTCATGGAACACCACGACATCAGGGCCGGGCAATGCGGCTAGCGTTGCAGCGCGAGCGGGCAGCTGATCTCCAGCCCACGGTTGTTGTCTATGCCGAGCGTGAGCCCTGCGGAGAGGCGCATCTCCAGTTCTCCAACTTGAACACCCCCGTTGCGTTCTGCTTCTTGAACTGCTGCTGGGGTGGAGGAGGTGCCCCTTGTCCGCCACCGTGACGTTGTACACAAGCCGGTCGTGGAAGAGGAAGGTGGCCGCAAGGGGCTTGGTGTACGTGATGCCTGTGGGCAGCGTATTGAGGTTACGGACGGGGAGGGTGACTGAGATGGAGATGTTGTACCCAAAGGACGTTGTCGTCTCCCCCGAGCCAAATCGTGTGTCGGTGGAGATGAAATTGTTGAGATGGGTGTCTTCTACGTAGGCCTTGACTTGCGGGGTGATGGTGAAGCGAAACAGGAGGAGCACACTGCCTGCTCCGACGAGGAGTGCTGCTGTTAAGTCGAAGCGCAACCATTTGCACAATGACAAGGCGGCGGCGTCTGAGATTCTTAGGCATGATGGGATGTAATCGCTACACGTGATCGACATCCCTAGCAATCCAGCCCCGTAAAAAATCAACGAAGCTTCTCCCTTTTGGAAAAAAAGAGGACGGCCACTAATGCTATTTTCGCTCAAGCGGGGCCGGCCAAGCATAATTCATGACGGTACCCATTCATTTTGGCAACAAAAAAAAAACTTTTGCAAAGACTCATGTTGCCTATTTGTGTCCATACGTTCAAAACTAGATTcgatgttgatatgttttgatgaacattttttgatgcAGGTTGTACTTTCCACGGTAATATCTTTGTACTTCTCATGGTATTATACTTGTACTTCTCATGTTAGTGTGCATTTTGTATGTATGTGTACTTCTGGTATTTGTGTGAGTGCATTTCCCCAAATAACATGTGTTTGTATGTGAGTGTGATTCCGGTATTTGTGTCTACGTATTTCCCGCGGTAATATACTTATACTTCCTTTATCAAGTGTGTGTGCGTATTTCCTTCCTGTGTTCTATTTTTGTATTTGTGTTTACTTTTCGTGTATTGTATGAGTGTGTATGTACTTTCCAAAAACTTGTGTGCTTCAGAATGTGTTTTATATGTATATTTTCCAGTAAGACTTGCGTGAACTGCCCATATATACGTTGATGTGTATTTGAACACGTTGCAACCACCGAAGGCGCCATGAGCTAGCAAGCCGGTAGCACATGCTTCGACCTATGTCGCCTTCAAGATCTTTATCAAAATCTGACGTGCCGATGTCAATGCGGGCCAGCCGGCGGCGAGGCCGTGAGGGAACGTGGTGGCGATCCATGAGACTCTTTGGAAGCCATATAAGGTGAGGATCATGGCCGCCTTGCTCCTAAAATTTTCCAGTTCGATTGTCTAAAAAGATCCAGTCTCCAAACTACGAAACCGATAACCATAATTATAAAATATAAAACTGGTTTATCTAAACATTTGTGTTTTGCGTTCAAACCTTCATATTTTGGATTGTTTTATTCTTTCGACTTCTTTTGTCATAGTTTTTCCTCGGTGTTTTTTCCCTCAAACCACCATATGGTTGAATTTCAATATCAAAAGATAATGGAATGGAAGAATTCACAACATCCAGCTGCAACTAAAAGAGGAAAAAAGGAACATCTTTCCTTCCATCTGGAACTAAAAAACGCAAACATTTATCCTTGTAAGGGTGTGTCCGCTTTGCCCGGGCAGTGTGCTGTTTAAAGACAGCAGGTTCCAATTGGATTTTTTGGGGGTGGACTATTCTGGAGAAAGGGGGCCTGCCCTCAATCCTTTTGTGTGTGTTTGGGGTGTGCCCCTTCGTCAATTTATAAAAGGAGGGGCAAGGGCAGCAGCCTTAGCTGTGCAGCGGCCATCGGTGGGAAATCCTCCACTTGACTGGTCCCCCAAGTTACCTTATGGGGCAGGCCCAACGGGCCTTAGTGCGCTATGCCCCTGGTAGATCCTAGCCCGCAGATTAAATACCTCTCCCCAATTGTGACCACAGGCCGCACATCCATAACAAAATCGAACTCCAACTCACCCGCTACCCACTCTATATTACctgtcttggatgtttatgggctgtactaaacacttttatatcattttttggactaacctattaaccggaggcccagcccaaattgctgtttttttgcctatttcagtgctttgcagaaaagaaatatcaaacggaatgaaaccttcgggagagttatttttggaacaaacgccatccaggagacttggagtggacgtcaagaagcagagaAAGAAGCCACGAGGAAgggaggcacgccctaggggggtgggcgtgccccccaccctcgtgggcccctcgtggctcccctgaccgacttccttcgcctatatatatctatgtaccccaaaaacatttaggagcaccacgaaaccctatttccatcgccgcaaccttctgatcccgtgagatcccatcttggagccttttccggcgctccgtcggaggggtaatcgatcacggggggcttctacatcatcgcaaaagcctctccgatgagttgtgagtagtttaccatagaccttcgggtccatagttattagctagatggcttcttctctctctttgaatctcaatacaatgttctccttgatcttcttggagatctgttcgatgtaactctttttgcggtgtgtttgtcaagatccgatgaattgtgggtttatgatgaagtttatctatgagaaatatttgaatctcctctgaattcttttatgtatgattggttatctttgcaagtctctttgaattatcagtttggtttggtctactagattgatctttcttgcaatgggagaagtgcttagctttgggtttaatcttgtggtgtcctttcccagtgacaggagggatagcaaggcacgtattgtattgttgccatcaaggataaaaagatggggtttatatcatattgcttgagtttatccctctacgtcatgtcatcttgcctaatgtgttactatgttct
The window above is part of the Triticum aestivum cultivar Chinese Spring chromosome 2A, IWGSC CS RefSeq v2.1, whole genome shotgun sequence genome. Proteins encoded here:
- the LOC123191215 gene encoding salt stress-induced protein-like; this translates as MARGVVKVKFHGAVKDGNTWELRFHGFCSMQSLPTLTKTGPWGGHGGSVTESEQPWRIESMAIIHEGIIAMFSCSYVDLSGKRRTTGSWGGGNGIRTKVELGPREILKAVSGTYVSLNNGQTVIESLKFVTNEGMYGPYGRTTGTPFNADVPKDQSIVGFFGRANDRQLIAFGVYTV